The following coding sequences lie in one Candidatus Zixiibacteriota bacterium genomic window:
- a CDS encoding DUF5946 family protein, producing the protein MEKVDEATPKRDEISEQQSYEQLQCYTLGHGGLEFIHQHVVDAWAAQHADEQTKPIRLTFALVGLYLHVERGFSG; encoded by the coding sequence GTGGAAAAGGTAGACGAAGCAACCCCAAAGCGTGATGAGATTTCCGAGCAGCAATCCTATGAGCAACTGCAATGCTACACACTCGGTCACGGAGGTCTCGAGTTTATTCATCAACATGTCGTCGATGCGTGGGCTGCACAGCACGCGGATGAGCAAACCAAGCCGATCAGGCTGACGTTTGCGCTCGTTGGACTATACCTGCACGTTGAAAGAGGGTTTTCGGGAC
- a CDS encoding integron integrase has product MALLRPGKKKVVFAGDDRITEAPTVPEVPMVPTLKEGSKAMGTVHVSKSMNRTLAVIEGGIQKQTRVQPPPTSPKPRLLDQVRQAIRTRHYSYMTEKAYVHWIKRFIFFNNKRHPAEMGEAEIGRFLSALATDLHVSASTQNQAFNALLFLYKDVLGKKIGYIEGVVRAKRPKRLPVVLTKDKVKNVIDRMNGVPRLMAILLYGGGLRLMECCRLRVKDIDFSRNEIVVRSGKGNKDRYTMLPSAVRDSLAQHLREARAQHEADLERGLGRVSLPNALDRKYPNAGREWGWQWVFPATSHYTDSVTGEKRRHHLHESVLQRAFKEARLKAGVFKPAGCHTLRHSFATHLLENGYDIRTVQELLGHNDVSTTMIYTHVLNRGGKGVRSPADGL; this is encoded by the coding sequence GTGGCTTTATTACGACCGGGTAAGAAGAAGGTGGTTTTTGCAGGGGACGATCGAATAACTGAAGCTCCAACTGTTCCGGAAGTTCCAATGGTTCCAACTCTTAAAGAGGGGAGCAAGGCTATGGGAACCGTTCATGTGTCAAAATCGATGAACCGCACACTCGCCGTGATCGAGGGCGGGATACAGAAGCAAACCCGCGTCCAGCCGCCTCCAACATCTCCGAAACCGAGGCTGCTCGACCAGGTCCGCCAGGCGATTCGTACCCGGCATTACAGTTACATGACGGAAAAGGCGTACGTTCACTGGATCAAGCGTTTTATTTTTTTTAATAATAAGCGTCATCCAGCGGAAATGGGCGAGGCGGAAATCGGTCGGTTTCTTTCCGCTCTTGCAACCGATCTCCACGTCAGCGCCTCGACCCAGAACCAAGCCTTCAACGCACTTTTATTTCTTTATAAAGACGTGCTGGGCAAAAAGATCGGCTACATCGAGGGCGTCGTCCGGGCGAAAAGACCAAAACGGCTCCCGGTGGTGCTCACGAAAGACAAAGTCAAGAACGTGATCGATCGGATGAACGGCGTTCCACGTTTGATGGCGATTCTTCTGTACGGTGGTGGTTTGCGACTGATGGAATGCTGTCGACTGCGGGTCAAAGATATCGACTTCTCTCGCAACGAGATCGTCGTTCGATCAGGAAAAGGAAACAAAGATCGCTATACCATGCTGCCCAGCGCGGTCCGAGATTCGTTGGCTCAGCATCTTCGAGAAGCCCGCGCGCAGCATGAAGCGGATCTAGAACGGGGGCTGGGCCGGGTTTCCTTACCGAATGCTCTCGACCGAAAATATCCAAATGCGGGTAGAGAATGGGGCTGGCAATGGGTATTTCCGGCGACCAGTCATTACACCGATTCTGTGACTGGGGAAAAACGCCGGCATCATTTGCATGAGTCGGTTTTGCAACGCGCGTTCAAAGAAGCGCGGCTAAAAGCGGGTGTTTTCAAGCCAGCGGGCTGTCACACCTTACGCCATTCCTTTGCCACGCATTTATTGGAAAACGGGTACGATATCAGAACGGTCCAAGAATTATTGGGACACAACGATGTGAGCACGACAATGATTTACACGCACGTCTTGAACCGGGGTGGCAAGGGCGTTCGGAGTCCAGCCGATGGGTTGTGA
- a CDS encoding DNA polymerase Y family protein yields the protein MGRLACANLAAFPLQILLRRHPEWASHPAAVVAENRPQAPVLCVNERARRAGVLPGLSFSAALALAAGLRAGAVSSREVEAAVETLCGRLMRFSPRVEPSAEEAGVFWLDGDGLGRLYASPKQWAAAIRSDVAAQKFSAAVAVGFSRFGTYAAARTRQGITVFRDPAEEKRAAESVPLARLEIEPEFRDALFKLGVTTVGELLELPAVGLYERFGAAAYRLHRMASGDLWAPLDPARPEEPAGERHILDGPESDSARLLFLVKQLLRPVLAAVAARGRALLALRLSLLIDRGGRIEERLRPAAPTLDEAQILDLVRLRLESLQLAGGVTEVALSAEECPATREQLRLFAERPARDLEAANRALARLRAEFGEGAVVRARLADGHLPEARFAWESLDRISLPRVNVSSASPDNGSNDLDDSNEDGLNGAQRSNGLNCSNENFLIRRIFSKPIPLDCAPRSTHEDGWLVLGPRHGSVDRLVGPYIFSGGWWNREIRRDYYFAETRRGDLLWLYYDRVRRRWFLQGTIE from the coding sequence ATGGGCCGGCTGGCCTGCGCTAATCTCGCGGCGTTCCCGCTGCAGATCCTGCTGAGGCGCCACCCGGAGTGGGCTTCCCATCCCGCCGCCGTGGTCGCCGAGAACAGGCCGCAGGCGCCGGTCCTCTGCGTCAACGAAAGAGCCCGCCGGGCGGGCGTGCTTCCCGGGCTCAGCTTTTCCGCCGCGCTCGCTCTGGCGGCCGGGTTGCGCGCCGGCGCGGTCTCATCGCGCGAGGTCGAGGCGGCGGTCGAGACGCTGTGCGGTCGATTGATGCGGTTTTCTCCACGCGTCGAGCCCTCGGCGGAAGAGGCCGGGGTTTTCTGGCTCGACGGCGACGGGCTCGGCCGCCTCTACGCCTCGCCGAAGCAGTGGGCAGCCGCGATTCGTTCGGACGTCGCGGCGCAGAAGTTCAGCGCCGCCGTGGCGGTAGGCTTCAGCCGCTTCGGCACCTATGCCGCGGCCAGGACGAGACAGGGGATCACGGTCTTTCGCGATCCGGCAGAGGAAAAACGGGCCGCGGAGAGTGTGCCGCTCGCGCGCCTGGAGATCGAGCCCGAGTTTCGCGACGCGCTCTTCAAGCTCGGCGTCACCACCGTCGGGGAGCTGCTCGAGCTGCCGGCAGTCGGCCTCTACGAGCGCTTCGGAGCGGCGGCCTACCGCCTCCACCGGATGGCCTCGGGCGATCTCTGGGCGCCGCTCGACCCGGCCAGACCCGAGGAGCCCGCCGGAGAGCGGCACATCCTGGACGGCCCGGAAAGCGACTCCGCGCGCCTGCTCTTCCTGGTCAAGCAGCTCCTCCGCCCCGTGCTCGCGGCTGTGGCGGCGCGCGGCCGGGCGCTGCTGGCCTTGAGGCTCTCGCTTTTGATCGATCGGGGCGGAAGGATCGAGGAGCGGTTGCGCCCCGCGGCGCCGACGCTGGACGAGGCGCAGATCCTCGATCTGGTGCGCCTTCGGCTGGAGTCGTTGCAGCTCGCGGGGGGCGTTACGGAGGTCGCGCTCAGCGCCGAGGAATGCCCGGCGACGCGCGAGCAGCTCCGGCTGTTCGCCGAAAGGCCGGCGCGCGACCTCGAGGCCGCCAACCGGGCGCTGGCGCGCCTGCGCGCGGAGTTCGGGGAAGGGGCCGTCGTGCGCGCCAGGCTCGCAGACGGACATCTTCCCGAAGCCCGCTTCGCCTGGGAATCACTCGACCGCATCTCCCTCCCCAGAGTAAACGTTTCGAGCGCTTCCCCCGATAACGGCTCTAACGATTTGGATGACTCGAACGAAGACGGTTTGAACGGAGCGCAGCGATCGAACGGCTTGAACTGCTCGAACGAGAACTTTTTGATCCGCCGCATTTTCTCCAAACCGATCCCCCTGGACTGCGCCCCCCGCAGCACCCACGAGGACGGCTGGCTCGTCCTCGGGCCGAGGCACGGCAGCGTCGACAGACTCGTCGGGCCGTACATCTTTTCCGGCGGCTGGTGGAACCGCGAGATCCGGCGCGACTACTACTTCGCCGAAACCCGCCGCGGCGATCTTTTGTGGCTTTATTACGACCGGGTAAGAAGAAGGTGGTTTTTGCAGGGGACGATCGAATAA
- a CDS encoding recombinase A encodes MLLAPARKFDSQAVEISPWSHSALSGRFVEISGAGASAALTAAFGLVLQAQQRGEAVGWVTLEESSFYPPDAAERGVDLGALAVVRVGRPEQIARAGEKLLRSGGFGLVVLDLGEADVPMPLQSRLCGLAHHHHTALVCLTAKERRRFSLSSLVSLRVQAERNRAEARRFTCALRVLKDKRRGPTWSHTEVCHGPAGLR; translated from the coding sequence ATGCTTCTTGCTCCGGCCCGAAAATTTGATTCACAGGCCGTCGAAATTTCACCATGGTCTCATTCTGCCTTATCCGGTCGCTTCGTCGAGATCTCGGGCGCCGGGGCGTCGGCCGCGCTGACGGCCGCCTTCGGCCTGGTCCTCCAGGCGCAGCAGCGCGGCGAGGCGGTGGGCTGGGTCACGCTCGAGGAAAGCTCGTTCTATCCGCCCGACGCGGCGGAGCGGGGGGTCGATCTCGGTGCGCTCGCCGTCGTGCGCGTGGGCCGGCCCGAGCAGATCGCTCGCGCCGGGGAGAAGCTGTTGCGCTCCGGCGGCTTCGGCCTCGTCGTGCTCGACCTCGGCGAGGCCGACGTTCCCATGCCGCTTCAGAGCCGGCTGTGCGGCTTGGCCCACCACCACCATACCGCCCTGGTCTGCCTGACGGCCAAGGAGCGGCGGCGTTTTTCCCTGAGCTCGCTGGTTTCGCTGCGCGTCCAGGCGGAGCGCAACCGGGCGGAGGCCCGCCGCTTCACGTGCGCGTTGCGCGTGCTCAAGGACAAGCGGCGCGGGCCGACGTGGAGTCACACGGAGGTTTGCCATGGGCCGGCTGGCCTGCGCTAA
- a CDS encoding four helix bundle protein — MRVEHFEDLEIWREARRLVQEIYRLTAPPKFRRDFSLRSQIRSAVVSIMSNIAEGFERGGNQEFMQFLYVAKGSCGEVRSQLCVALDQGYISESDAEKLLSSFKRLSGMIGNLIQYLKRSGMRGSKYKDGVDL; from the coding sequence ATGCGCGTAGAACACTTCGAGGATCTGGAGATCTGGAGAGAGGCGCGCCGTCTGGTTCAGGAAATTTATCGTCTGACGGCGCCTCCGAAGTTTCGGCGAGATTTCAGTCTCCGCAGCCAGATTCGGAGTGCGGTGGTTTCAATCATGTCGAACATCGCCGAAGGTTTCGAACGAGGCGGCAATCAGGAGTTCATGCAGTTTCTTTACGTCGCCAAAGGGTCCTGCGGAGAAGTACGTTCCCAGCTCTGCGTCGCTCTCGACCAGGGCTATATTTCGGAAAGCGACGCGGAGAAGTTGCTCAGTTCATTCAAACGGCTGTCGGGCATGATCGGCAATCTGATCCAATATCTGAAGCGCAGCGGAATGAGAGGTTCGAAATACAAAGATGGGGTGGATCTGTAG
- the lexA gene encoding transcriptional repressor LexA, giving the protein MLPALTLRQREIYEFLLRSIREKGYAPSIAEIGGRFRIASTNGVFDHLKALEKKGYIRRVGKRAIEVMDASGRPAAVSLREIPIVGKIAAGKPLLSEENVEGILRIPDDMGSGKLFALTVKGDSMIGAGILEGDRVIVKQQSAAESGDIVCALIEGEATLKRFYKEEGKVILRAENDRYEPITVSRGEFRILGKVVGLVRKF; this is encoded by the coding sequence ATGCTTCCCGCGCTCACCCTCCGGCAAAGGGAGATCTACGAGTTTCTCCTGCGGTCGATCCGGGAAAAAGGCTATGCCCCGTCGATCGCCGAGATCGGCGGCCGGTTCCGGATCGCCTCGACCAACGGCGTCTTCGACCACCTCAAGGCCCTGGAGAAGAAGGGCTACATCCGACGGGTCGGCAAGCGCGCCATCGAGGTTATGGACGCCTCGGGGCGGCCCGCGGCCGTCTCGCTCCGCGAGATCCCGATCGTCGGCAAGATCGCTGCCGGAAAGCCCCTGCTCAGCGAGGAAAACGTCGAGGGGATCCTGAGGATCCCCGACGACATGGGCTCGGGGAAGCTCTTCGCCCTGACGGTCAAGGGAGACAGCATGATCGGCGCCGGGATTCTCGAAGGCGACCGCGTGATCGTCAAGCAGCAGTCGGCGGCGGAGAGCGGCGACATCGTCTGCGCGTTGATCGAAGGAGAGGCGACCCTGAAGCGGTTCTACAAGGAGGAGGGAAAGGTCATCCTCCGGGCGGAGAACGACAGGTACGAGCCGATCACCGTCTCCCGCGGCGAGTTCCGCATCCTGGGAAAGGTGGTGGGACTGGTGAGGAAATTTTAA
- a CDS encoding VWA domain-containing protein, whose translation MVHFRYSRWNGSGREGLDAETVFDQLNDYMNDSGDLQQAMRRLMQKGLKRGEKQTKGLDDLLSQIAREMRKLYDQYRLQSAMDELEERLESVVEEERRALDEMDQAGRETRAKREFLEDLPRKVSEAVEKLAAYEFESSRAEEEFRKLLQDLDKIRKLENWLRREGSLFRGQTPADFQKSMEIMERMEELRRLEGQLSSMQLKDVDRELLEKLLGGDPKQDFEGIMRMQSLLEEGGYVVEQGERFELTPRAVRRVGQLALRDIYRQLRRDGIGRHSLNRRGSHEQITEETRPYVQGDPLRIAMIQTLKNALIRGGGVPVRIDPGDFSVYESEHTTRAATVLLLDMSWSMSWEGRFAAAKKVALAMEALVRTLYPRDYFGIVGFFTRAVELKAKDLPQATWNMGDPFTNLQDGLHLAAELLERRPSPNQQMIVITDGQPTAYCRQGRLYCEWPLSFGGISQRAAEETLKEAERITRKGITINTFMLDDSPVLRGFVDDLTRINKGRAFYTRPDRLGEYLLVDYMSHQRKRV comes from the coding sequence GTGGTGCACTTTCGGTACAGCCGCTGGAACGGTTCCGGACGCGAGGGACTCGACGCCGAAACCGTCTTCGACCAGCTCAACGACTACATGAACGACAGCGGCGACCTGCAGCAGGCGATGCGGCGGCTGATGCAGAAGGGGCTGAAGCGCGGCGAGAAGCAGACCAAGGGACTCGACGACCTGCTCTCCCAGATCGCCCGGGAGATGCGCAAGCTCTACGACCAGTACCGGCTGCAGTCCGCGATGGACGAGCTGGAGGAGCGGCTGGAGTCGGTGGTGGAGGAGGAGCGGCGCGCCCTGGACGAGATGGATCAGGCGGGGCGGGAGACCCGCGCCAAGCGGGAGTTTCTCGAGGACCTGCCGCGCAAGGTGAGCGAAGCGGTCGAGAAGCTCGCCGCCTACGAGTTCGAGAGCTCCCGCGCCGAGGAAGAGTTCCGGAAACTGCTCCAGGACCTCGACAAGATCCGCAAGCTGGAGAACTGGCTCCGGCGCGAGGGTAGCCTGTTCCGCGGCCAGACGCCGGCGGACTTCCAGAAGTCGATGGAGATCATGGAGCGCATGGAGGAGCTGCGCCGGCTCGAAGGGCAGCTCTCCAGCATGCAGCTCAAGGACGTCGACAGGGAGCTCCTCGAAAAGCTCCTCGGCGGCGATCCGAAGCAGGACTTCGAGGGGATCATGCGGATGCAGTCCCTGCTCGAGGAGGGCGGCTACGTGGTGGAGCAGGGCGAGCGCTTCGAGCTCACGCCGCGTGCGGTGCGGCGCGTGGGCCAGCTCGCGCTGCGCGACATCTACCGCCAGCTCCGGCGCGACGGCATCGGGCGCCATTCGCTCAACCGCCGCGGCAGCCACGAGCAGATCACGGAAGAGACCCGCCCCTACGTGCAGGGAGACCCGCTCAGGATCGCCATGATCCAGACGCTCAAGAACGCGCTGATACGCGGCGGCGGCGTGCCGGTGCGGATCGACCCCGGCGACTTCTCGGTTTACGAGTCCGAGCACACCACCCGCGCGGCGACGGTGCTGCTCCTCGACATGAGCTGGTCGATGAGCTGGGAGGGACGGTTCGCGGCGGCCAAGAAGGTGGCGCTGGCGATGGAGGCGCTGGTGCGCACGCTCTACCCGCGCGACTACTTCGGCATCGTCGGCTTCTTCACGCGCGCGGTGGAGCTCAAGGCGAAGGATTTGCCGCAGGCCACCTGGAACATGGGCGACCCGTTCACGAACCTGCAGGACGGGCTGCACCTGGCGGCGGAGCTGCTCGAGCGGCGGCCGAGCCCGAACCAGCAGATGATCGTCATCACCGACGGCCAGCCGACGGCGTACTGTCGGCAGGGGCGGCTGTACTGCGAGTGGCCGCTGAGCTTCGGCGGGATCAGCCAGCGGGCGGCCGAAGAAACGCTCAAGGAAGCCGAACGGATCACCCGCAAGGGCATCACCATCAACACCTTCATGCTCGACGACAGCCCGGTTCTTCGCGGCTTCGTCGACGACCTCACCCGCATCAACAAGGGCCGTGCCTTCTACACCCGGCCCGACCGCCTGGGCGAGTACCTCCTGGTCGACTACATGTCGCACCAAAGGAAAAGGGTCTGA
- a CDS encoding magnesium chelatase — MNEAKTLGELKKAGIAVLPVREEMRKNLVQALQSGKRILPGIVGYDETVIPEIENAILSGHHMVFLGERGQGKSRIIRGLVSLLDERIPIVQGCEINDNPYRPICRVCRRKAQEMGDDLPIDWIDRDARYAEKLATPDVSIADLVGEIDPIKVAEGRYLADEETIHYGLVPRTNRGIFAINELPDLTEKVQVGLFNLMEEKDVQIKGYKIRLPLDVVIVASANPEDYTSRGRIITPLKDRFDVQIRTHYPKSIEDELRIMEQEAVPIDRRSRKVEVPEFMKQILGQLTFEARKSTEINQSSGVSVRVTINNYETLVSNAEKRALRCNEGEIVPRISDLHSVLASTSGKIELEYVGEDKKEDELIEKLLNRAILKVFDQHFTLNSLQKVVDYFNSGWGVEVSDQMPSQDYLEGIKEIPGLKEAIRTLGIQESPALMASATEFVLEGLHLHQKLNKEIEGGRATYGK; from the coding sequence GTGAACGAGGCAAAGACCCTGGGAGAGCTCAAGAAGGCCGGCATCGCCGTGCTGCCGGTTCGCGAAGAGATGCGCAAGAATCTGGTGCAGGCGCTGCAGAGCGGCAAGCGGATCCTGCCCGGCATCGTCGGGTACGACGAAACGGTCATCCCGGAGATCGAAAACGCCATCCTGTCGGGCCACCACATGGTGTTCCTGGGAGAACGGGGTCAGGGCAAGTCCCGCATCATCCGCGGGCTGGTGAGCCTGCTCGACGAACGGATTCCGATCGTCCAGGGTTGCGAGATCAACGACAACCCCTACCGCCCGATCTGCCGCGTCTGCCGCCGCAAGGCCCAGGAAATGGGCGACGACCTGCCGATCGACTGGATCGACCGCGACGCGCGCTACGCGGAAAAGCTGGCGACGCCGGACGTCTCGATCGCCGACCTGGTGGGCGAGATCGATCCGATCAAGGTCGCCGAAGGCCGCTACCTGGCCGACGAGGAGACGATCCACTACGGGTTGGTGCCGCGCACCAACCGCGGGATCTTCGCGATCAACGAGCTGCCCGACCTCACCGAGAAAGTGCAGGTGGGCCTCTTCAACCTCATGGAGGAGAAGGACGTCCAGATCAAGGGGTACAAGATCCGCCTTCCCCTGGACGTGGTCATCGTGGCGAGCGCCAACCCGGAGGACTACACCAGCCGCGGGCGCATCATCACGCCGCTGAAGGACCGCTTCGACGTCCAGATCCGGACGCACTATCCGAAGAGCATCGAGGACGAGCTGCGTATCATGGAGCAGGAGGCGGTCCCGATCGACCGGCGCAGCCGCAAGGTCGAGGTGCCGGAGTTCATGAAGCAGATCCTCGGGCAGCTCACGTTCGAAGCCCGCAAATCGACCGAGATCAACCAGTCCTCGGGCGTGAGCGTGCGCGTGACCATCAACAATTACGAGACGCTGGTGAGCAACGCCGAGAAGCGGGCGCTGCGGTGCAACGAGGGGGAGATCGTCCCGCGCATCAGCGACCTCCACTCGGTGCTCGCCTCGACCAGCGGCAAGATCGAGCTGGAGTACGTGGGCGAGGACAAGAAGGAGGACGAGCTGATCGAGAAGCTCCTCAACCGGGCGATCCTCAAGGTCTTCGACCAGCATTTCACTCTCAATTCGCTGCAAAAAGTGGTAGACTACTTCAATTCGGGCTGGGGGGTGGAGGTTTCGGACCAGATGCCGTCGCAGGACTATCTGGAAGGGATCAAGGAGATCCCGGGCCTCAAGGAGGCGATCCGCACGCTCGGGATCCAGGAGTCGCCGGCGCTCATGGCGTCGGCCACGGAGTTCGTCCTGGAGGGGCTCCATCTCCACCAGAAGCTGAACAAGGAAATCGAGGGCGGCCGCGCGACCTACGGGAAATAG
- a CDS encoding HIT domain-containing protein, with amino-acid sequence MKQLWAPWRMVYIDRGADESGCIFCDNFRQSDWREALVLAQTPHTGVMLNKYPYNNGHLLVAPKRHEKDLSSLSNEEYVDLNETLRRSVDIIRRALKPGGINIGMNLGKCAGAGVEDHLHWHIVPRWEGDTNFMPVLSDTRVMPQHLADSYDRLRSFFENLLP; translated from the coding sequence GTGAAGCAGCTCTGGGCGCCCTGGAGGATGGTCTACATCGATCGGGGCGCGGACGAATCGGGCTGCATCTTCTGCGACAATTTCCGCCAGAGCGACTGGCGCGAGGCCCTGGTTCTGGCGCAGACGCCGCACACGGGGGTGATGCTCAACAAGTACCCGTATAACAACGGCCATCTTCTGGTGGCCCCGAAGCGGCACGAGAAGGACCTTTCGAGCCTTTCCAACGAGGAATACGTCGACCTGAACGAGACGCTCCGGCGCTCGGTCGACATCATCCGGCGGGCGCTGAAGCCGGGCGGTATCAACATCGGCATGAACCTCGGCAAGTGCGCCGGGGCCGGGGTGGAGGACCACCTCCACTGGCACATCGTGCCGCGGTGGGAGGGCGACACCAATTTCATGCCGGTCCTCAGCGACACCCGCGTGATGCCACAGCACCTGGCCGACAGCTATGACCGACTGCGCTCTTTCTTTGAAAATCTGCTACCCTAG